A section of the Candidatus Moraniibacteriota bacterium genome encodes:
- a CDS encoding gamma-glutamyl-gamma-aminobutyrate hydrolase family protein (Members of this family of hydrolases with an active site Cys residue belong to MEROPS family C26.), with protein MSLESRLTFSSRERSETMDEAEAGVIRYLSRIQEAQREFDDIVAGKTVLLVDSGQGVPQHAFARRVENLRGMGFEALSKMVIEKIFGGKVPASALESFQQFLGHGVRIVHRDVADTTSLPSDISAVVFSGSPADVSKAFSDPSRSIHRDSRLTHGQVFQFVRRVYEGAAEKNIPIIGFCYGHQAMAALEGGKVSPLKEPRQRFQKMELLDDSREFLGGVFVDRPPLSIHGGELPVNHSEAVTPNPQRSMLLMHTTERDSLVAEGLLHLSGLENKYSGTPQERAALLQSLLEDDKGAAKLGIQAHPEIAGFYPMMNFSLGADPSVFRRSAENDISPEMLRLIARFLQLHKKFRA; from the coding sequence ATGTCCTTAGAATCGCGTTTAACATTTTCAAGCCGAGAACGCAGTGAAACGATGGATGAAGCCGAAGCGGGTGTGATTCGCTATTTATCCAGAATACAGGAAGCTCAGCGGGAGTTTGATGACATTGTAGCAGGGAAAACTGTCTTGCTTGTCGATTCTGGACAAGGTGTTCCACAACATGCGTTTGCCAGGAGGGTAGAGAATCTCAGGGGCATGGGATTTGAGGCCCTCTCGAAAATGGTTATCGAAAAAATTTTTGGCGGAAAGGTTCCCGCTAGTGCGCTTGAAAGCTTCCAGCAGTTTTTGGGCCATGGTGTTCGGATTGTCCATCGAGATGTAGCGGATACAACAAGCCTGCCGAGCGATATTTCCGCGGTGGTATTTTCAGGTTCACCTGCAGATGTCAGTAAGGCATTTAGCGACCCATCTAGGTCGATACACAGAGATAGTCGGTTGACCCATGGTCAGGTTTTTCAGTTCGTCCGAAGAGTGTATGAGGGGGCGGCGGAAAAAAATATACCCATAATTGGTTTCTGCTATGGGCATCAAGCCATGGCTGCACTAGAAGGGGGGAAAGTAAGCCCCTTGAAAGAGCCTCGACAGAGGTTTCAAAAGATGGAATTACTGGATGACTCAAGAGAGTTTCTCGGAGGAGTTTTTGTCGATCGCCCCCCTCTTTCCATCCACGGCGGAGAACTTCCGGTCAACCATAGCGAAGCAGTAACGCCAAACCCGCAGCGCAGTATGCTCCTCATGCATACTACTGAAAGAGATTCATTAGTAGCAGAGGGTCTGCTTCATCTATCTGGGCTGGAAAACAAGTATAGCGGCACTCCTCAAGAAAGAGCCGCACTTCTCCAGTCTCTTCTCGAAGACGATAAGGGGGCGGCGAAGCTCGGGATTCAGGCTCACCCAGAGATAGCTGGTTTTTATCCCATGATGAACTTTTCGTTGGGAGCTGACCCGAGCGTATTCCGTAGATCAGCAGAAAATGATATATCCCCGGAGATGTTACGATTGATTGCGCGGTTCCTCCAGCTTCACAAGAAATTTAGAGCTTGA